Proteins from one Terriglobus sp. RCC_193 genomic window:
- the tatA gene encoding twin-arginine translocase TatA/TatE family subunit: MPDTPDLCDNGLDQVTPLRGLLSEVSAMLNDLFQPMHLLIIGLIVVVFFGGKKLPELGKGLGEGLKGFKEGLKGVTDDVKTDAHIVTPEPKEPATKS; the protein is encoded by the coding sequence ATGCCAGACACACCGGATTTGTGCGACAATGGGCTGGATCAGGTAACGCCATTGCGCGGCCTGCTTTCGGAGGTTTCTGCCATGCTCAATGACCTGTTCCAGCCCATGCACCTGCTGATCATCGGCCTTATTGTTGTGGTGTTTTTCGGCGGGAAGAAGCTGCCGGAACTGGGTAAGGGACTTGGTGAGGGCCTGAAAGGCTTCAAGGAAGGCTTGAAGGGCGTGACAGACGACGTGAAGACCGATGCTCACATCGTAACGCCGGAGCCGAAGGAGCCTGCGACCAAGTCGTAG
- the gcvT gene encoding glycine cleavage system aminomethyltransferase GcvT — protein MADTTSAPLRRTALNATHRSLGAKMVDFGGWDMPVEYSGLVAEHNAVRTAVGVFDVSHMGCIQLRGPGSLDALQKLLMNDASRLQVGQAHYSAMLTPEGTFVDDVVLHKLSDNDYLIVINAGTREKDINWVRKIVGAMPSVHISDYSDLYTQIAIQGPKAQETLQKLTDTDLSVIKNYWFTWGKVAGFYNVLIARTGYTGEDGFEIYVPSDVATSEAAWKAVFEAGAEFGIVPAGLGARNTLRLESAMALYGHEISDEINVFEAGLNRYCKLEKDADFVGKETLLALSANPPAKKLVGLEMVDRGIARDGYPVRSLTGEPLGVVTSGSPSPTLKKNIALAFVPPAEAELGNEVAVEIRGNLVKAKVIPTPFYKRVRTPRPTA, from the coding sequence ATGGCCGACACAACTTCCGCTCCACTCCGCCGTACTGCACTCAATGCCACGCACAGGTCCCTTGGAGCGAAGATGGTGGACTTTGGCGGATGGGATATGCCGGTGGAGTACAGCGGCCTGGTGGCTGAGCACAATGCCGTCCGCACCGCGGTGGGCGTGTTTGACGTATCGCACATGGGCTGCATCCAGTTGCGTGGACCCGGTTCGCTGGATGCCCTGCAGAAGCTGCTGATGAACGATGCCTCCAGGCTGCAGGTGGGACAGGCACACTACTCGGCCATGTTGACGCCGGAAGGCACCTTTGTGGATGACGTCGTCCTGCACAAGCTGAGTGACAACGACTACCTGATCGTCATCAACGCCGGCACACGTGAGAAGGACATCAACTGGGTGCGCAAGATCGTTGGCGCGATGCCGAGCGTCCACATCAGCGACTACAGCGATCTGTATACGCAGATTGCCATCCAGGGACCGAAGGCGCAGGAGACGCTGCAGAAGCTGACCGATACCGATCTGTCGGTGATCAAGAACTATTGGTTCACCTGGGGCAAGGTTGCGGGGTTCTATAACGTGCTGATCGCCCGTACCGGTTATACCGGCGAGGACGGCTTCGAGATCTATGTGCCCAGCGATGTGGCTACCAGTGAGGCTGCGTGGAAGGCCGTGTTTGAGGCGGGTGCGGAGTTCGGCATTGTTCCCGCTGGTCTGGGCGCCCGCAATACGCTGCGCCTGGAGAGTGCGATGGCGCTGTACGGACACGAGATATCTGACGAGATCAACGTGTTTGAGGCTGGGCTGAACCGCTACTGCAAGCTGGAGAAGGACGCGGACTTCGTGGGCAAGGAGACGCTGCTGGCGTTGAGCGCGAATCCTCCGGCGAAGAAGCTGGTTGGTTTGGAGATGGTGGATCGTGGCATTGCGCGTGACGGTTATCCGGTGCGCTCGCTCACGGGAGAACCGCTTGGCGTGGTGACCAGCGGATCGCCTTCGCCGACGCTGAAGAAGAACATTGCACTGGCGTTTGTGCCGCCTGCGGAAGCTGAGCTGGGCAACGAGGTTGCGGTGGAGATTCGCGGGAACCTGGTGAAGGCGAAGGTGATTCCGACGCCGTTCTATAAGCGGGTTCGGACACCGAGGCCGACAGCTTAA
- a CDS encoding polyphosphate kinase 2 family protein has protein sequence MKIKSPYLITPGKKISLQKIDAAQTGKLKSEDAAQPYLHRHRKELDRLQEVLYAGGEHGVLVVLQGMDTAGKDGTIRHIFSGVNPQGCDVTAFKVPTPLEAKHDFLWRCHNAVPPRGMIGIFNRSHYEDVLSPRVHGLMDKKTAYVHMDQINDFEGMLTENGIAILKFFLHISEAEQKRRLQSRIDDNSKHWKLSAADFAERKFWPQYQDCYEDILERTSKKHAPWFVIPSDNKWYRNVAISEILVETMKSMKLRYPKATVDVSTLKL, from the coding sequence TTGAAGATTAAGTCGCCCTATCTGATTACCCCCGGTAAGAAAATCAGCCTGCAGAAGATCGACGCAGCACAGACTGGCAAGCTGAAGTCGGAAGACGCTGCACAACCCTACCTGCATCGGCATCGCAAGGAACTGGATCGGTTGCAGGAGGTGCTGTATGCCGGTGGGGAGCACGGTGTGCTGGTGGTGCTGCAGGGTATGGACACTGCGGGTAAGGATGGGACGATCCGGCATATCTTCTCTGGAGTGAATCCACAGGGATGTGATGTGACGGCGTTCAAGGTGCCTACTCCGTTGGAGGCGAAGCATGACTTCCTGTGGCGTTGCCATAATGCGGTGCCGCCGCGCGGCATGATCGGCATCTTCAACCGGTCGCATTATGAGGATGTGTTGTCGCCGCGTGTGCATGGGCTGATGGACAAGAAGACGGCGTATGTGCACATGGACCAGATCAATGACTTTGAGGGGATGCTGACAGAGAACGGCATCGCCATCCTGAAGTTCTTCCTGCACATCTCTGAGGCGGAACAGAAGCGGCGTTTGCAGTCGCGCATTGACGACAACAGCAAGCACTGGAAGTTATCTGCCGCGGACTTCGCCGAGCGCAAGTTCTGGCCACAGTATCAGGATTGCTATGAGGACATTCTGGAGCGGACCAGTAAGAAACATGCTCCGTGGTTCGTAATTCCGTCGGATAACAAGTGGTATCGCAACGTGGCGATCTCCGAGATCCTGGTGGAGACCATGAAGAGCATGAAGCTGCGCTATCCCAAAGCGACGGTCGATGTGTCGACGTTGAAGCTGTAG